Part of the Deinococcus misasensis DSM 22328 genome, ATCAGGGGATAACTGCGGTAGGTGCTTCTGACCGGTTGCCCATCTTCGCCGACCAGTACGGCTTTGCAGCCTGTGGTGCCCAGATCCAGTCCAATCACATTCATGTGGTTTTCAATATAGCCTCTGGGGATGAGATGGGCTGTGAGGATTGGCAAGAAGAAGGCAGAAGGCAGCGACCCCGCGCCGACCGAACCGCTTCGGAGGCGCATCTTGGGGTCAAGAAGAAGGCAGAAGGCAGAAGGCAGAAGGCAGAAGGCAGAAGGCAGAAGGCAGAAGGCAGAAGGCAGAAACACTGTTACCACCACTGTAGGGGCGCAGCGTGTTGCGCCCAATGGCAGGGATCTTTGTTGTGTAGGGGCGAGGCGTGCCTCCCCCTGAAAGTTCTGGCTGATGCAATGCAGGGCGAGGCACGCCTCGCCCCTACACAAATCCCCTTGAAGATTTTTGTCGTGTGATACACCGTGCTCTCGGCCCTGTGTCCTCGGCTCTCGGCAAAAGGCAAGGCACACCCAACCTCCTTCAACGTCCAATCCCCATCAAACCTCCCATTCATTGACAGTGTATTAGTTAAATAGTACACTAGAATATATCTCAGGAGGATGCCAGTGCATGACCCCAATTTTGACCAAACACGCCCCATCTACCTGCAGCTCATGGAGGACATCATGAGCCGGGCGGTCCGGGGCGAACTGAAACCCGGAGACAAAATCCCGAGCGCAAGGGATTTCGCTCAGGAAAAACTGGTGAACCCCAACACCGTGGTGCGGGCGTATCAGGAACTCGAACGCATCGGATTCATTCAGACCCGCCGGGGTCTGGGCAGTTTCATCACCGACGATTACACCCGCATTGACGCCGCCCGAGAAGACCTCGCTTCGCAGGCCATTGAGCGCCTCTTGCAGGAGCTTCGCAAACTGGGCATGGACAACCACGCCATTGAAACGCTGGTTCAAAAGAAATTGGAGAGCAGCTCATGATGTTGCAAACCCAGAACCTCACCAAACGGTTTTTCAATTCTGTCGCTCTGGAAGACCTCACCTTCACCGCCAATCCCGGAGAATTCATTGGCCTTTTGGGCGTCAACGGCAGCGGAAAAAGCACCCTGATCAAGATGGCCGAAGGACTGGTCAAGCCCTCCTCTGGAAGCATCAAGGTGCTCGGGCAAACCCCCGGTGAACAGACCCGCAAGCTGGTGGCTTACCTCCCAGAGATCGACCACCTGTACATGAGCTGGAATGCCCGGTACGCCTTTGACTTCATGAAGGCTTTTTTTCCCATGAATGAGCAGCGCTTCAAAGACGTGCTGGAATTTTTGAGCGTCAATGAAACAGCCCGACTGGGAACCCTGTCTAAGGGTAACCGCACGCGGGTCCGTCTGGCCCTTACGCTGGCCAGAGAAGCCAAACTGTATCTGCTGGATGAACCCCTCAGCGGCATTGATCCCCTCACCCGTGAGCAGATCCTGCACACCCTGATCCGTGAATTTCGTGCAGACGATGCCGAATCCACCATGATCCTCGCCACCCACCAGATTGCCGAAGCCGAAAGTTTGTTTGACCGGGTGCTGGTTCTGGACGGGGGTCGCGTGCTCCTGGAAGGCACCGCAGAGGACATTCGCAATGCCAGAGGCATCAGCATTGACCGTGCAGTCAAGCAAGACGCCATGATGGCCGAAGCCCGTCGTCGGGGAGGAAAATAAATGCATTTCTGGATGCTTTTTCGCAAAGAAGTGGAACAAAACTACCAGTGGGTGCTGGGTGCTGCTGCAGTGATTCTGCTGCTCAGTCTGGTGATCCAGTTTCAGGTGAAAGACAGTTCTGTGCGGGCAGCCCTCAGTGCCATGCTGCTGGGGTTGCCCTTTCTGGACGCTCTGGTCAAAGGTTTTTACCAGATTCGCAATGAATATGCCCGCAACACCCATTACTTCCTGAGGTCGCTGCCCACTTCAGGGCTGCACATTCTGGCCAGCAAGTACCTCTGGCTGGCTGTGGAGGTGCTGCTCCTGACGGTCTTCGTGTTGCTGCCCGTTTTCTACTTCATCCTCACGTCGCAGCCGGGTGCTTTTCAGCAACTGATGGATGGCCTGCGTGACATTCTTGCCCGAAACCAGCTGGGTGAGTTTCTGAAAGTGCTGTCTGTGGTGGTGCTGGCGGTTTTGCCTTTGCCTGTGATGGCTTATGTGTCCCAATTGGTGGGTCAGCGTGTGGGCAAGGTGGAATGGCTGGTGGGTGGCGTCACCTACATCCTGCTGAGCTGGGTGGGCATCACCCTCTATGACCAGTTGCATTTTCTCAAGGATGGTCCCGGCCTCACCATGGCCAACAGCACGGTGGAAGTGTCCCTGACCTATGTGGTGTTTCAAATCACCGTTTCGGCCTTGCTGCTGCTGCTTGCAGGCTGGCTGTTTGACCAGCAGGACCTGTAACCCTATACTGAAGTATTGCCTTTAGGAGGACACCATGGCGGAACCCAACATCGACAAAATGCTTTCCCTGACCAACAGCAAATACAGCCTTTCTGTGGTGGTCGCCAAGCGTGCCCTGCAACTCAAAGCAGGCACCCCCAGCGCCCTTCCCGTGGACCAGCGCGCCAAAATCCGCAACCTCGTGACCGTGGCCATGCGCGAACTGGCCAGCGGCAAATTGCAGGTTGGTGAAAACCTCATCGACGAAGAGAAACTCGCTCAGGACCTCCAGCGCACCAAGCAGGCCCTGTTGCAGGCCCAGACCGTTCACGCCCTCGAACGGGATTAAAACCCCACCTCGCTTCGCTTTCCTCCCCGAACAGGGGAGGATTTTTCATGACTTGATGAGTTTCTGCATGGCCAGTCGGGTGATGGCTTCATCAGGACCACCCACTGCACAACGCTGCAGCATTTCCTCTGGGGTGACCACATCGAGTCCTGCCCCTTCCAGCACCTCCAATTGGTAGGGGTCTCCAGAGAACTGCATCCCGAACACGTGGATGGTGTACTCCATCTCTGGGGTTTCGCCTTTGCAGCATCCCCAGAGGGTCACGTCTTCAGCCTGCAAGGACAGGTTCAATTCTTCACGGATTTCCCTGAGGATGGCGTCCAGAGGGGTTTCGCCTGCTTCCAGACCTCCACCAAAATAGCCCCACGGTGGGGGTCTGTGCCCATCCCGGTTTTGCACGATGATCTGTTGTCGGTCTGGCAGGAAAAGCACCAGCACAGCATTGTTCTTGATGGTTTTCAGAGGGGCAGTCATGGGGTCAATTTAACACGGGCGACTCTGGCGTACTGCTGTCTCTGACGCTGTGCTGGAGGCAATTGAAAGCCCTGTTACAGCTTTTGGGTGCGAGTTTGCAATGAACGGTTCACAGCAAGACCAGCTTTGAGCCCTTGGCTTTCTGCCTTCTGCTTTCTTCCCTGCAAGCTTAAACTTTGCTCTCGGCACTCAGCACTTGGCCAGTCCGGTGTTCTCCCACAGCACCCCTTTTGCAGTAGACCACAGGGGAAAGTGATACTTTGGCCTTATGCATCGTGTGCTTGTGATTGTGTGTGCCTCTGTGGCAGCCATGAAAGCCCCTTTTGTCCTGCGCCGCATCCGTGAAACAGGGTGTGAAACAAGGGTGATTGCCTCCGACAGTGCCCTGAATTTCGTGACCCCTCTGGCGCTCAGCAGTGCCTCGGGCAATGAACTGTACACCCGAGGGTCGTGGTTTTCCCCTCAGGCCGGAGCCCAGCACCTTGAACTCGCCCACTGGGCCGAAGCCGTGGTGGTGGTGGCTGCCAGTGCCGATTTCATGGCAAAGGCCGCTCTGGGGCTTGCAGACGATCTGGGCAGTGCCACTTTGCTTTCGGTGCGTTGTCCGGTGATGTGGGCACCTGCCATGAACACCGCCATGTGGGAACATCCGGCAACTGGGGCCCACAAAGCCAAATTGCAAAGCTGGGGTCACCAGTTCATCGGCCCCACTTCAGGCAAACTCGGGACCCGAGGGGAAGGGGAGGGCATGGGCAGAATGCTGGAACCCGAGGAGATCGCAGAACAGGTCAAGCGGGTCTTTGCACCCAAGGATCTGGCAGGCAAGAAAGTGCTGATCAGCGCTGGACCCACCCGTGAATACCTTGATCCGGTGCGGTTTGTGTCCAACCCTTCCAGTGGGAAAATGGGTTTTGCTGTGGCAGAGGAGGCCCTCTCCAGAGGGGCCGAAGTGGTGATCGTCTCGGGTCCGGTGTCCATTCCTGCGCCTGCGGGATCAAAAGTGGTGCCTGTGGAGTCTGCCCTGCAAATGAAAGCGGCCATGGAAGACCATTTCGAGTGGTCCGATCTGGTGGTGATGACCGCTGCCGTGGCAGATTACCGTGCTGCCGAACAGAAGCACGAAAAGCAGGCCAAAATCTCTGAGCAGGTCACCATCGAAATGGTGCCGAATCCAGACATTCTGGCGGCTCTGGGCCAGAAAAAAGGGAACAGGGTGCTGGTCGGTTTTGCAATGGAGACCCATGCTGGTGTGGAGCGTGCGGCAGGCAAGGCTCAGCGCAAAAATGCAGATTTCATTTGCCTGAATTACCCAACCCGCGAAGGCACCTCGTTTGGTGGAGACGACAACCAGGTGACTTTTGTGTTTCCAGATGGTACATTTCAAGACCTGCCTCGCATGTCCAAACGCGAGGTGGCAAGGTTGCTGCTGAATGAAGCCATGCAACGCATGCAGTGACTTTCCAGTGCGGTTTGGAGATTTCAAGGGTAAAACGTCCATCCATTCTGATCTAAAGTGGCAGAATGCATAAAAAAACTGCATAAAAATACCCTTTTCCAAACCGTATATACTGTTGCATAATTACAGGTACCCTTATGGCACTCACCAAAGAACAACGTCAAAGACGCATTCAGGAAATCATCTCGCGTGAAGCGATCTCCACCCAAGCCGAACTGGTCAAACGCCTCAACGACGAAGGCATGAACGTCACACAGGCGACCATCTCCCGTGACATCAACGAACTCAGGCTGGTCCGGTTGCCCATTGGAAAAAGCAAGCACCGCTATGCTCTGGCCCATGTGGCCAACGAAAGCGATGTGATGGATGAACTCGCCAAACTGTTCCGCTCTTTTGTGCGCGACATGGACCGTGGTGAAAACATCATCGTCATCAAAACCGCCGAAGGCCATGCCAATGGGGTGGCCTACCTGATCGACAAACTCACCAGAGATGACATCATTGGCACCCTTGCCGGGCAAGACACCATCATGCTGGTGGCCCGCACGGTCAAAGACGGTGAAAACCTCTTGGAAGAATTGAGCGCACTGCTGGTTTCCTGAGAAGGGCCTGCAGTATGCCGAGGGCCGAGAGCACAGGGCCGAGGGCAAAAGAAGGCTTTGGCTGAAGCATAGCGGGCGAGGCATGCCTCGCCCCTACAGGTTGTTGTCGAGAATTCCTTCCATTGGGCGTAGCACGCTACGCCCCTACAGATCTCCTTGACCATCTTTGGTGCGTGGTGCACAAAGCTCTCGGAAAGATTTGACAACATCGGTCAAATCATCGACCGTGCCTTCTGCCTTCTGCTTTGTTTCGATTGTATACAATGGTCTGTGATGACGGACCTGTTTGCCCTTGCCACCCAGACCTTTTTGACCATGGTGGTCGTGATGGACCCCATCGGTCTGGCCCCCATTTTCATCGGTCTGGCTGGAAACCGACCCTCTTTTGAACGCCGCAAAATGGCGATCAAGGCCACTGCGGTGGCCGGGGTGATCATTTTTCTGTTTGCCTTTTTTGGGCAGTCGCTTTTGGACCACCTTGGAATCAGCATTTACTCGTTCAAGATTGCAGGTGGAATCTTGCTGTTTTTGATCGCTCTGGACATGGTGTTTGCCCGTCCCAGCGGTGCCAAAGAAACCGAAGAAGAAGAAAAAGAAGCCCAGAACCGACAGGACCCGAGTGTGTTTCCTCTGGCCATTCCCCTCATTGCTGGACCGGGAACGCTGGCCAGCATCATGATTCTGGCGACCAAAGCCTCCGGGCACATTCTGGATCTGGTGGTGGTCATGGCGGTGACCGCGATTGTGCTGGCCCTGTGCTATCTGGCCCTCAGGCTCTCGGGGCAGATTGCCAGAGTCATTGGCCTGACCGGGGTGCATGTGGTGACCCGTGTGCTGGGGGTTTTGCTGGGTGCTCTGGCGGTTCAGTACGTAGCCGATGGGGCATGGGGCATCATCCAGTCGCATTCCTGAAGAATCCCTCAAAAGAGACTTTTCAAATGGGAATTTGGTTTGCCAAAGAGCGATTTTAGGCCATAACGCTCATCAAAATTCGCTATTTTGCCAACAGACAGCTCACCAAAAGCCGTTAAACTGGATATTGGTATGAATGCGACTCAGCTGGTTCCTTTGAACCTCAACAAACCCCGTGTGCTGGTGCTCAACGCCAGTTACGAACCGATGCACATTGTGTCGATCAAACGGGCGATCACGCTGGTCATGCATGATGTCGCAGAGGTTCTGGAAGACAGTCAGGACTTCATTCACTCCCCGAGCACCGTCATGCCTGTGCCGAGCGTGATCCGCCTCAAGAAATTCATTCGGCGTCCGAGAGTGCAAGTTGTTCCCTTCTCGCGGCGCAATGTACTGCGCCGCGATTTTTTTACCTGCCAGTACTGTGGCTCGATGCTGGAACTCACCATCGACCACGTGATGCCCCGTTCTCGGGGAGGCCGTCACGCCTGGGACAACGTGGTGACCGCCTGCCGGGAGTGCAACCAGAAAAAAGGCAACAAGACCCCTCAGGAAGCAGGGATGCCCCTCAAGCATCCTCCCAAAGCCCC contains:
- a CDS encoding GntR family transcriptional regulator; its protein translation is MEDIMSRAVRGELKPGDKIPSARDFAQEKLVNPNTVVRAYQELERIGFIQTRRGLGSFITDDYTRIDAAREDLASQAIERLLQELRKLGMDNHAIETLVQKKLESSS
- a CDS encoding ABC transporter ATP-binding protein, with the protein product MMLQTQNLTKRFFNSVALEDLTFTANPGEFIGLLGVNGSGKSTLIKMAEGLVKPSSGSIKVLGQTPGEQTRKLVAYLPEIDHLYMSWNARYAFDFMKAFFPMNEQRFKDVLEFLSVNETARLGTLSKGNRTRVRLALTLAREAKLYLLDEPLSGIDPLTREQILHTLIREFRADDAESTMILATHQIAEAESLFDRVLVLDGGRVLLEGTAEDIRNARGISIDRAVKQDAMMAEARRRGGK
- the rpoZ gene encoding DNA-directed RNA polymerase subunit omega; this encodes MAEPNIDKMLSLTNSKYSLSVVVAKRALQLKAGTPSALPVDQRAKIRNLVTVAMRELASGKLQVGENLIDEEKLAQDLQRTKQALLQAQTVHALERD
- a CDS encoding NUDIX domain-containing protein, yielding MTAPLKTIKNNAVLVLFLPDRQQIIVQNRDGHRPPPWGYFGGGLEAGETPLDAILREIREELNLSLQAEDVTLWGCCKGETPEMEYTIHVFGMQFSGDPYQLEVLEGAGLDVVTPEEMLQRCAVGGPDEAITRLAMQKLIKS
- the coaBC gene encoding bifunctional phosphopantothenoylcysteine decarboxylase/phosphopantothenate--cysteine ligase CoaBC, whose product is MHRVLVIVCASVAAMKAPFVLRRIRETGCETRVIASDSALNFVTPLALSSASGNELYTRGSWFSPQAGAQHLELAHWAEAVVVVAASADFMAKAALGLADDLGSATLLSVRCPVMWAPAMNTAMWEHPATGAHKAKLQSWGHQFIGPTSGKLGTRGEGEGMGRMLEPEEIAEQVKRVFAPKDLAGKKVLISAGPTREYLDPVRFVSNPSSGKMGFAVAEEALSRGAEVVIVSGPVSIPAPAGSKVVPVESALQMKAAMEDHFEWSDLVVMTAAVADYRAAEQKHEKQAKISEQVTIEMVPNPDILAALGQKKGNRVLVGFAMETHAGVERAAGKAQRKNADFICLNYPTREGTSFGGDDNQVTFVFPDGTFQDLPRMSKREVARLLLNEAMQRMQ
- the argR gene encoding arginine repressor; this encodes MALTKEQRQRRIQEIISREAISTQAELVKRLNDEGMNVTQATISRDINELRLVRLPIGKSKHRYALAHVANESDVMDELAKLFRSFVRDMDRGENIIVIKTAEGHANGVAYLIDKLTRDDIIGTLAGQDTIMLVARTVKDGENLLEELSALLVS
- a CDS encoding MarC family protein, which gives rise to MTDLFALATQTFLTMVVVMDPIGLAPIFIGLAGNRPSFERRKMAIKATAVAGVIIFLFAFFGQSLLDHLGISIYSFKIAGGILLFLIALDMVFARPSGAKETEEEEKEAQNRQDPSVFPLAIPLIAGPGTLASIMILATKASGHILDLVVVMAVTAIVLALCYLALRLSGQIARVIGLTGVHVVTRVLGVLLGALAVQYVADGAWGIIQSHS
- a CDS encoding HNH endonuclease, with product MNATQLVPLNLNKPRVLVLNASYEPMHIVSIKRAITLVMHDVAEVLEDSQDFIHSPSTVMPVPSVIRLKKFIRRPRVQVVPFSRRNVLRRDFFTCQYCGSMLELTIDHVMPRSRGGRHAWDNVVTACRECNQKKGNKTPQEAGMPLKHPPKAPKFNVLTLGQDLQSQEVWSKYLY